The Mucilaginibacter gracilis genomic interval GAAAAGGTAAACGGCAAACAATTGCTGCTGATACCTTATGGCGAATTTATTACGGTAGATGATGGAGCTACCACCGCACCAATTTCAATCTCCATTAAGGGCGCCGAAATTAAACAGCCGCTTGTTTTAAAGGGACAATGGGTAAAGATTAAATACAAAAACCAGGTGGGCTTTGTGTTTAGCGGATACTTATCAAAAATGCCATGTTTTAAAAAAACAGGGATGGATTTTGAACCGGACGAGGCTTATTTGAAACGAATATACGGTACGCCAAAAGTAACTATTAAAAAAACCACAGTTAAAAAATTATCACAGGTTAATACTACAAAAACCTATAAAAATGGAATAATTGAAACCGAACTGGCAAGCGATGGCTGCATTGATGTTAACTTGTATCTTAACAACATAAGCTACCAGGACGGTATATTATTCGAACAAGCATCATTGTTTTGCCCTGATGCGGCTACTAACATCAAAATACAGGATTTGAAGAACGGAAAGGTAGCTATCTCATACTACTCCTGCGATTAAAATAATATCTCAAAAAATCCTAACTTCACGCCCTCAATAACATACTCTATTATTTGCATGAAATTACTCGAAGGAAAAACGGCATTAATTACCGGTGCATCAAAAGGCATAGGCCGCAAGATAGCCGAAAAATTTGCCGAACATGGCGCTAATGTGGCCTTTACCTATTTATCGTCGGTTGAAAAAGGATTGGCACTGGAGCAGGAATTACAACATTTTGGCACCAAAGTAAAAGGCTACCGCTCGGATGCTTCTAAATTTGAAGAAGCCGAAAAACTGATTAACGACATTGTTGCCGATTTTGGCACTTTACACATAGTAGTTAACAACGCCGGTATTACCAAAGATGGTTTACTGATGCGCATGACCGAAGAAAACTGGGACGAGGTAATTAACGTTAACCTAAAATCGGTTTTCAACACCACCAAGGTAGCTTCAAAAATTATGATGAAAAACCGTTTTGGTGTATTCATTAATTTAAGCTCGGTTGTTGGTGTGCAGGGTAATGCGGGGCAGGGCAATTATGCGGCATCAAAGGCCGGTATTATTGGTTTCTCCAAATCTATCGCTAAAGAATTAGGTTCGCGCAATATCCGTACAAACGTAGTTGCACCGGGCTTTATTAAAACCGAAATGACCGACGTGCTGGACCCTAAAGTAGTTGAAGGCTGGGAAGCCGGCATACCTTTAAAACGTGGTGGCATGCCCGAAGATGTGGCCAATGCCTGCGTTTTCCTGGCTTCGGATATGGCATCCTACATCACCGGCCAGGTTATCCCTGTTGACGGCGGAATGTTATAATGGAACTACAAGCCGCAAGCTTTAAGCTGCAAGTTATAGGTTTATAGCTTAAAGCTTGCGGCTTGTAGCTTAAAGCTAAAAAAACTTGAGGTTAAAATAAAAAACAGCATATTTACAAAACGATATGCTGTTTTTGTTTTCTTTAAGCTGGGAGTCGGTTTCGGGGTGGTGGGTTTTGGCTTGCCTTGCCCTCGGTGTGCTTTATGCATGGTTGCTTTACAGGCAACCTAATAGTATAAACCCTTTTGCGCGTAACGTTTTAAGCGTGTTGCGGGCATTAGCAGTAGCCACAATCGCAGTACTACTGCTATCGCCACTTATTAAAACCGTTAGCAGCCGCCCTCAAAAACCCCTGGTGTTGCTTTTGCAGGATAACTCCTCGTCTATACAGCTCTTTAAGCCTGCCAATTTTGATGCTCAAAAGTTTGTTAGCCAGCTTGGCGATATTAAACAAGCCCTTGGTGCTGATTACGACGTGCGCGAATTCAATTTCTCCGCCGATTTAAAAGATAGCCTATCAAAATCATTCAATGGTAAACAAACCGATATTTCGGCAGCTATACGTGGTTTAACCGATAGGTTTTCTAACCAAAACATTGGTGCCCTGGTTTTAGCTACCGACGGCCTTTATAACAAAGGCAGCAGTCCGCAGTACGGGGCGCGTAACTTAAAAACCAATATTTACACCATTGCTTTAGGCGACACCACTCCCCGGCGCGATTTACTGATAGCCAACGTTAACTACAACAAAACCGCCTTTTTAGGTAACGATTTTGAAATGGAAGTTTTAGCAGAAGCCTACCAGGCCCAAGCCGAAAACATGCGCCTAACCGTAAGCGAAGATGGCGCGCCGGTAGCCAACCAAACCATTGCTGTAACAACAAACGACTTCCGTAAGGTAATACCCCTAAAGCTACATGCCGATAAAAAAGGTGTACACAAATTCACCATTAGCCTGCAAGCCATTGCCAACGAAATATCAACCCTTAACAATACCGAAATCATTTATGTTGAGGTTTTAGATACCAAACAAAAAATACTGCTGCTTTACAACGGCCCCCACCCGGATATAAGCGCCATCAAACTTTCGCTGGAAAGTAACCGAAACTACGAGGTAAAAACCAGTTTAGTTACCGATGCCGACCTGGGCAAATTAAGTACTTATAGCCTTGCGATATTGTACCAGTTACCGGCGTCGGCATCTGCTTTTCCGTCAACACTGCAAAGCCAGTTGGCAAAATTAAAAATACCGGTTTGGTATGTAGCAGGTGCACAAACAGATATACAGCAGTTAAATAAAGCACAAAAAATTATCCAGATCAATACCTCGCGGACGGATATGCAGGAAGTTTTTGCATCGCCTAAAGCGGATTTTTCGGCCTTTACCCTGTCTGATTCTACGCGCCGGGAGCTTGCCCTACTGCCGCCCTTAGTTGCTCCTTTTGGCAATTACAGCGCGCCATCGGCGCAGTCGGTTTTATTGAAACAAAAAATAGGCAGTGTTGAAACCTCGTACCCTTTATTAGCTTTTGGCGAAGACGCTGGTGTACGCACAGCCGTACTTACTGCCGAAGGCATTTGGAAATGGCGACTGGCAGAATTTGCCACCACAGGCAGCCACAACGCCGTTAACGAATTACTGAGCCAATCGGTACAATACCTAACCGCCAAAGGCGATAGGAGCCATTTTCGCGTTTATCCTGCAAAAAACGTGTTCGACGAAAGTGAGGATGTATTGCTAAACGCCGAATTGTACAACGATGCACTTGAACTGATTAATACGCCTGACGTTAAAATTGACCTGAAAGGCAAATCCGGGAAAACCTTTAGCTTTATATTTACCCGTAACGGCCAGAGTTACCAACTAAATGCCGGTGCGCTCCCGCCCGACGAATACACCTACACCGCAAGTACAAAACCCGGCGACAAAGCCCTTACCGCCACCGGGCAACTTGCCGTTAAAGCCCTCAACGCCGAAACCCGCCAAAGCGCCGCCGACCATCACCTGCTGTACACCTTAGCCAAAGAAAATGGCGGCCAAATGCTCATGTCATCGCAAATTAACCAACTCGCCGCCCTCATCCGCAAAAACGAAAGCATCAAAACCATTGTTTACGACGACAAAACCTACCGCGATTTGGTAGATGAGAAATGGGTATTTGTTTTAGTACTTGTGCTATTAAGTGCAGAATGGTTTGCACGCAAACGAGAAGGAGAATTGTAAGATGAGACGGAGGGGTGGGGACAGAACCCGGAACATCAAATCAGTTTTTGTGTGTCAACAAAAATTCTTTATGTCGCTTAGCATAATTAATTTCCATCATCCGTTTTACATACGTTGTATCAAGTTCATGATAGCTCTCCATTTTAAATATCAGTCTTACGAAATTGCCGTCAGTAACAAAACAATCAGTTATTTTCCCTTTTAAACGATAAACTTTGTAATAATCCTTAAATTGGATGGTATCGGGCCAAAGCTTATAAAAATTATTTCTTTTGGCCAATTTCAGGTCACCCGAATTTAAAAACGAACCGGGGCCGGAAAACATGGTATCCCGGTTAGGAATGTGCCTTAGGGAATCTACACTATGGCGAACTTTCAAAATCACCTTATTTGGCATATAAACAATACCGCTATCGTTCTGTAGATCACTACTCCCTGTGGATTCAATATGCTCTGCAACAATCACAGTTTCACAGGTGTCACAGATCTTGGCATTATCATTCTCAATTTTAAATTCGGGCTCGGCAGATAATTTTATAACCTGTTTAGTAGAAGTATGA includes:
- the fabG gene encoding 3-oxoacyl-[acyl-carrier-protein] reductase translates to MKLLEGKTALITGASKGIGRKIAEKFAEHGANVAFTYLSSVEKGLALEQELQHFGTKVKGYRSDASKFEEAEKLINDIVADFGTLHIVVNNAGITKDGLLMRMTEENWDEVINVNLKSVFNTTKVASKIMMKNRFGVFINLSSVVGVQGNAGQGNYAASKAGIIGFSKSIAKELGSRNIRTNVVAPGFIKTEMTDVLDPKVVEGWEAGIPLKRGGMPEDVANACVFLASDMASYITGQVIPVDGGML
- a CDS encoding vWA domain-containing protein, with the translated sequence MLFLFSLSWESVSGWWVLACLALGVLYAWLLYRQPNSINPFARNVLSVLRALAVATIAVLLLSPLIKTVSSRPQKPLVLLLQDNSSSIQLFKPANFDAQKFVSQLGDIKQALGADYDVREFNFSADLKDSLSKSFNGKQTDISAAIRGLTDRFSNQNIGALVLATDGLYNKGSSPQYGARNLKTNIYTIALGDTTPRRDLLIANVNYNKTAFLGNDFEMEVLAEAYQAQAENMRLTVSEDGAPVANQTIAVTTNDFRKVIPLKLHADKKGVHKFTISLQAIANEISTLNNTEIIYVEVLDTKQKILLLYNGPHPDISAIKLSLESNRNYEVKTSLVTDADLGKLSTYSLAILYQLPASASAFPSTLQSQLAKLKIPVWYVAGAQTDIQQLNKAQKIIQINTSRTDMQEVFASPKADFSAFTLSDSTRRELALLPPLVAPFGNYSAPSAQSVLLKQKIGSVETSYPLLAFGEDAGVRTAVLTAEGIWKWRLAEFATTGSHNAVNELLSQSVQYLTAKGDRSHFRVYPAKNVFDESEDVLLNAELYNDALELINTPDVKIDLKGKSGKTFSFIFTRNGQSYQLNAGALPPDEYTYTASTKPGDKALTATGQLAVKALNAETRQSAADHHLLYTLAKENGGQMLMSSQINQLAALIRKNESIKTIVYDDKTYRDLVDEKWVFVLVLVLLSAEWFARKREGEL